From Daphnia magna isolate NIES linkage group LG2, ASM2063170v1.1, whole genome shotgun sequence:
GACCAACAGGCAAAACAAACCGTGAAGTGAAATGCTAAATGCATGAATAGGAAAACAAAGTGAGTCAACACACCTGGTGTCGTTGATGGGACTGAAGACGTCTCTCTTGCCACTTGGGACATCAACACCATTGGTAGATACTCGTTGTTCCAGTAAAGAGCGTAATTTGGCTATCGCCGTAGCAAAATCTTCGACAtcctaaaacaaaaaataaattaaaaacgaGAAAGTAATTAAACGATTCGAAAATACAGCTTGCGTTTTAAGAACAAATTACTTCATAGACTGGGGAGACGTCAGTATCGATAGAAAATGCGCCTATTGGTTCTGGATCCAGGCTACTAGTATTATCTCCTGCAATGCCAATCAATGGCAAGCTGTTGGGTTTACACATTTTTACGGGTTCTTTTTCAGTATCGACGTTCAATTTGGAGCACTGCGAAGAGAGAAGAGGTGCTGTGGCTGTGGAGAGGGAGTTGGACAAACCAGATTTGATCCACGAAGATGAGTTGGCAGTGGGATGAGAGGACAATGCTAAACTGTTGCACAAAAGGTAGCTACCAGATAACACAGGACTGGATTTTCTGGGTGTTGGGAAAGTCGTTTCTGTATTTTCTATGGGTTCTttctgttcttctttttcttgcattTTAGGGCTAGATCCTGACAATGGGTCTTGAATAACAATGTTTGACTCTTGGATGTCGGGTGTATTTCGTAAAGTGTCTTCGGCTATCCCGAAAGACTTTGTTCCATCAGTGAAATCTTCGCTTGTACCGTTATCTACTGATTCTAAAAACTGAATGATTGCTTGCAGGACTAGAACAGGTTGGCTGAGTTGTTCTATAAACTTAACTAAAACTTGGCTGCAAAAGGCAGCACAACTGAGGTCAAAGACAGCTGAGCAGTCTTGAATAGAGCCTGGAATAAATTCTTTCATAATGACATGCGAGAGACTACCCAAGTACATTTCCAGTGATATTTCACCCCTAGAAACAGGGTGgttgaatgaaaatttggaATGGTATGCTGATAGGCTACTAGAGCAgttcattgtttttttgtagctCCTGAGATGGTTGTGCACAATCATTATCAGGTTCTTCACAAAATATTCTACTTTGATTTTTGAAAGCTTTTCAGataaagagaagaaaatatCTTCAATCTGACTGTGGATCTCTTTGACAAATTCTTCATTGTTGACTGAAATGTCACACCAGCGGTTGATCACACATTCTGCTGCATTCTTTGCTAGACTACTGAGTTCATAATCACAAATATCTTTAATAGACAAATCACGACAAGAATGAAATGCAAAGTTTTTGGTACAAGGTTTAGAACAAACCCAAAGATTAGACGAATTGACAAGTCTGTAAATAGCTTGGTGGGCGAGCCATGATGACAAGACTAAAACAATGAACATGTACGAAATAAGTTGATAACCACCAAAGTAGAACGGCGAGAACCATGCATCCACcgtgaaaaaaaggaataccCATAAAAAGGCAATGCAGCCGACCTGTAGGAAAACTGGAAAAGTGTTGAATCTCGCTATCGACTTTGGCAAAACATACATATCtatcatttttgtttacagCCCCATTCAACCACCAACGCCATCTCCAGTAGTCGGCAGACTGATCCGTGCTTCGTGGAGCTTATTGCTACTCCCGAGAGTCCCCAGCCCAACAGGCCTATTACACCGATCTTCTCTTCCCATGTTTTTTCCATTCTGGGACGGCCACGAAGCGCCGCCTGGCAACAGTTTGACACAACTTCAAAACTTGGACCAATCTAGCTAGCAAAGCTTGGCAGACATTTGGCTCTGTGCTAGGATAGTGGGAGCGCTAGCAGATTGGCTTTGTTTCGGTTCCATTTTTAGAGGAGACAAGCCTTTGGTCGTATTAGTAGCGAATGACAATTGGCTTCCAATGGTTGTTGCTCTGATCCTGTGAAAGAATAGGTCCACCTATAGAAGTCACTGTATTTCATTAACTACTCATTCTATAAAATTTTGCGTTCCAAAGTTTTCATAGAAAAGACACCGAAACGCCAAATTTCTTTCACTCCTGGCTGGTGCTCAAAAAGTtgtaaaaattgtttctcgGACCAGTGTTttcccagaaaaaaaaatctgagaaGGAAGCAGTTGGGTAAGATAACGTATACAGGAGTCAAAATCAGCGGAAAATTATTCTCATCACAAGATGATGAGACCACGGTCGCGATCAAGAGGTGGAAAATCATCAACATACCAACGATCGAGAAGTCGCTCACCATTTTTCAGCAGAGAGAAACATAACAGATTTGCAAGTAAACCATACAGAGGCAATTCTTCTTATCACCACCATGGAAGACCTGAAGATGTCAGGCGCAGGGAGGAATATAACAGGCCAGCAAATAATTCTCCAAGACGATCACCAGGCCCTTATAAGTAATATTACACTTAAATTGTGCAAATATTTACAAAGGTAACATTTGTATGTTTTCATTTAAGGCCCAGGAGTCGAAGCCATTCTCCGAGTCCATGTGTTCATCATCAGCATTCACATAACTTAAGAAAAGGGGAATTCAACAATGACACTCGTAGAGACCAAAGGTACGAGTTAAATTTAACTGTAATGGTCTCAATCCCAACATACCATGAGATTCTAAGATTTATTTGCAACCAGTCATTAATATTTGAATGACTGAATTTATGCTATTTTTTTCAGAAGCCCTGTTCACTATAATACAATGTATCGCCGCAGTCCGCCTCCACAGAGGTTACCGACAGAGCCCATCCCAAAGGATCGGAGTATATTCCGTGGACCTGAGGGCACGGTGATAGACCTGAATGAGCTTCAGAAAATTACTGTTGACATCCGTCGAAATCTGTCACGTGGTGCAGTCCCTGCATCATATGGTCCGTTGAAATATGCATTCAATCCTGCAGACGTTATTCTTGTTAGAAGGTACTGAAGTACCAGAGAATTCATGGGAAA
This genomic window contains:
- the LOC116916302 gene encoding uncharacterized protein LOC116916302 isoform X3, producing the protein MMRPRSRSRGGKSSTYQRSRSRSPFFSREKHNRFASKPYRGNSSYHHHGRPEDVRRREEYNRPANNSPRRSPGPYKPRSRSHSPSPCVHHQHSHNLRKGEFNNDTRRDQRSPVHYNTMYRRSPPPQRLPTEPIPKDRSIFRGPEGTVIDLNELQKITVDIRRNLSRGAVPASYGPLKYAFNPADVILVRRPGEGSRPIFDREELKPRPAEERVIKLAADFPDRMERVQRSPSRSHDPFTGASGSSYQQDNRSNDGDGEGDLRFRLLEKKSSEENKERMNADPNYVPQGRYYYEHDNRERFMNRGRGFAFRGNARGNYNSNLQGGNSSGAFRGSYRGGNGGQYRETSRGSYRGS